From the Terriglobales bacterium genome, the window CGTACGCGGAAGATTCGACATCCGTGAAGCCGTACTCTTTCAGGACCGCGGCATTGCTCGCATCGGCATCGGCAGGGTTAGTGCTGGTCTTAACGGAAGATGTGTCCTGCTGCCAACCAGCAAATGCTTTAGGAAGAAACTGAGAGTCGGCTGCGGCGAACGCAGAAGCAAGCAGCAGAAGTGGCGCGAGAATTTTGGCGAAAAATTGCATGAAACCTGAGTCGAGGGGAAAGAGCCGCTAAACCCAGTTTATTAGACACCACGAAGAGAAGCGAGGATTCGGAACAGCAGCTTCTAGGCTAAGCTTCTAAGCTACTAAGCTCCTCAGCTTCTGAGCCAACACGGACCGTACCCTACCACACAAAGGTTCTCGACACCTGAGTTGATGCGATAAATGCGGCTCCAGGAAAGGTCAGCTTAGAAGCTAAGCAGCTTAGCAGCTCAGAAGCTTCTTCACTGCCCCGCTGTCGCCGGCTCTTTGGCGCTGGCGACCTTAACTCCGCTTAGCCCCTGTGCGTAGCGCGCGACTCCTCGATACAGAGACTCGGCGATGCGCTGGCGGTACTCGGGCGTGCGCAGTTTGCGTTCGTCCTTCGGATTGCTGACAAAAGAAATTTCCGCGAGGATCGACGGCATATTGGCGCCAATCAGCACAATGAACGGAGCCTTCTTGACTCCGCGATCCTTCACTCCAGGGTTCTTGGCTGCTTCGCCTGCATAGAGCGATTTCTGGACAGTGGCGGCGAACTCGCGCGATTCGTCGATCTTCTCTTTCAGCGCGATTTTCTTCACCAGATCCTGCAGGTCGTGAACGGAAGTCTCCGAAACGGCATTTTCGCGCGCAGCCACTTCGAGCGCGTCGCGAGAACGCGTGAAGTTGAGATAGTAGGTTTCCACGCCTCGTGCGGAAGGATCAGGGCTGGAGTTTGCGTGAATGGAGATGAATAGATCAGCTTCGTTTTGGTTCGCGATAGCCGTGCGCGTTTCCAGGGGAATGAAGGTGTCGTCCTTACGCGTGTATACGACATCGGCGCCGAGCTTATCTTCGAGCAGCTTGCCCAGGCGCAGCGCCACGTCGAGAACGAGGTCCTTCTCGAGCAGGCCATTAGGACCGATGGTTCCCGTGTCGTGCCCGCCATGACCGGCATCGACCACGATCCGGCCGATCTTCAGACCGAGCGCGCGAATAAGCGAAAGATCGCCATCGGCTGTCGGCGCGGCTTCGTGCACGTTCGCCAGCATTGCTGCCGATTTATGCTTTCCCTTTTTGGACTGCCCCTTCTTAGCCGCCGACGCAACTTCGACGGAATCTGGCGCCTTCTTCTCTGGCTCACGTTTCGCGACTGTCTCGACCACTGGTCCACTCGTCGGCTTACTCGTGGCCTTGACCTGCTGAGGGTCATCGCTCAAGGAAGCGATTTCCGAGACGTCGAGATCCGAAGTTTGCAGCGGCACTTCAGCTCGCGGAGCGAGTGGCAGCTTTCTCGATTGCGCGGCTTCGGTTTGCGTTGAGTCAGCGGCATTTGAAACCGTAGCAGTAGCAGGTTCTTTCTTTTCCGCAATCGTTTTGCTTTGAGCTTTCGCCGACCGCGACTGCGGCACGCCAGTCAAAGAATTTGAATTTTCGTCGGAATTGGACTCGGATTCCTGTGCCTTGGCTGTTTGTGTTTGCGTTGCCGGCTTTCTGCCGTGAACGTCGATGATCAGCCGATAGGGGTTCGGCAGCAGGAACGCGGAGTATTCGGCGAGATTATCGACTTCGAGCACTACGCGCGCCATGTTGGGCTTGTACTGTGCCACACGGACTTTCTTGAGCAGACCATCGTGAATGTCATAGCTCTTGCCCATCAACTCGGAAGCCAGGCGGCTGCCGTAGAGATCGAAGTAAATTCGATCTGGCGAGGGGACGCGTCCAGCTTCGTACTTGATCTCATCGCCAACATCGATTGCGATGCGCGTGTAATCCGGAGTCGACCAGTAGCGCAAACTTGTGACCAGGGGAACGCCCTTGTGCTTGGCCGTCGTGGCCTTCAAAGCAGCAGGCTTGGCCTTTGTTTGTTCCTCATCCTGCTGAGCGTCTCGATCTTCGTGTGACTCGCTACGTTTCGCCGATGAAACCAGCTCTTTCTCGCTTTCCGAATGCTTGCGCACAGGATGTTTGGCTTCATCGTCCATGTCGCGCAGGGCGGCTTTGGCGTTTTCGGCGAGGGGATGGTGCGGGTACCGTTTCAGGAAATCTTCGAATGTGGCTTTTGCGGCGTCGTTGTCGTCGAGGTCCTCACGATAGATCTGGCCAATGCTCAAACGAGCTTCGAAGCGATACTTACTGCCCGGATATTCGCGCGTCAGGAATTCATATTGACCAATGGCGGATTTGAAGCCCTTTTCGTCATCCTCTAGCCGAGCTTTTTCCGTGAGCAGATCCCCAACAGCGAGCACGCTGGCATCGGCGCGAGTCGACGTTGGAGCTATGTGATAGACCTTGCGAAATGCATCGATGACCCGCTCGTAATCTTCGGGACTGCGCTGCGACTCAGGTCGTCCGCGGAGCGCTTCGCGCATCTGCAGGGCCTTGTGGTACTGCTCCAGCGAGAGGTGCTTTTTGCGCGCAACGCTAGCTGCGTGCGCTGGACTTGCGATCAGGAAAAGGCTGGAAGCGAGCAGTGCCGCGATGGAGAATTGACGAACAGATCCGCTGAAGTTCCCTGATGCTCTCTTCATCCCTGTCTCCGCCCCCGGATGAGGCGTCTTACAGCCATGTTACTGCCGGCCAGAGCAGGGAAGCGGCCATGAACCCTACTCGATATCGCTTACCGACAGATGTCCTTCGGCGTCCCGCTTGAACTCCAGCGGGTGGCCAATTGTGAACTGGCGTGTGTTGTTGGATGCGTACAGCTGCGTGATGCGCTTTACGTAATTCTGAGTCTCTCGATATCGCGGGATGCCCCGGCTCCGTTGCACCGCCGTGCTGCCCGCGTTGTACGCCGCCAGAGAGAGCTCGACGTTCCCGTGATAGGAATCGAGCAGTTGCTTAAAATGCCGCACGCCGGCGTCGACGTTCTGCGCCGGGTCGTATGGATTGGTCACGTTCAGTGACTTCGCCGTTGTCGGCATGAGCTGCATCAGGCCAATCGCGCCTTTGCTAGAACGCGCCTGCGGATTAAAGTTCGATTCAACTTTGATAATTGCGCGTACCAAATTGGGATCGACATCGTGCCGCATCGCGGTTTCTTCGACGATCCTGTCGATCATTTGTGTGTCGCCCGCGGTGGGCGGCACGTCGAGTTTGCTGCGCAGTATCGATGCGGAATTTGAGCTGGGTACCTGCTGTTGCGA encodes:
- a CDS encoding N-acetylmuramoyl-L-alanine amidase; translation: MKRASGNFSGSVRQFSIAALLASSLFLIASPAHAASVARKKHLSLEQYHKALQMREALRGRPESQRSPEDYERVIDAFRKVYHIAPTSTRADASVLAVGDLLTEKARLEDDEKGFKSAIGQYEFLTREYPGSKYRFEARLSIGQIYREDLDDNDAAKATFEDFLKRYPHHPLAENAKAALRDMDDEAKHPVRKHSESEKELVSSAKRSESHEDRDAQQDEEQTKAKPAALKATTAKHKGVPLVTSLRYWSTPDYTRIAIDVGDEIKYEAGRVPSPDRIYFDLYGSRLASELMGKSYDIHDGLLKKVRVAQYKPNMARVVLEVDNLAEYSAFLLPNPYRLIIDVHGRKPATQTQTAKAQESESNSDENSNSLTGVPQSRSAKAQSKTIAEKKEPATATVSNAADSTQTEAAQSRKLPLAPRAEVPLQTSDLDVSEIASLSDDPQQVKATSKPTSGPVVETVAKREPEKKAPDSVEVASAAKKGQSKKGKHKSAAMLANVHEAAPTADGDLSLIRALGLKIGRIVVDAGHGGHDTGTIGPNGLLEKDLVLDVALRLGKLLEDKLGADVVYTRKDDTFIPLETRTAIANQNEADLFISIHANSSPDPSARGVETYYLNFTRSRDALEVAARENAVSETSVHDLQDLVKKIALKEKIDESREFAATVQKSLYAGEAAKNPGVKDRGVKKAPFIVLIGANMPSILAEISFVSNPKDERKLRTPEYRQRIAESLYRGVARYAQGLSGVKVASAKEPATAGQ
- a CDS encoding lytic transglycosylase domain-containing protein, which translates into the protein MNKRLVSILYVVLLLVGFSPATHAQGIVATYTSDGRLVYENAPEKAAEPARPKDSGMFYWSNRESRWKPVPPMYSHSMKAAHSAANEVRRLLREAAFRDSRFMAAGNALLAASQQQVPSSNSASILRSKLDVPPTAGDTQMIDRIVEETAMRHDVDPNLVRAIIKVESNFNPQARSSKGAIGLMQLMPTTAKSLNVTNPYDPAQNVDAGVRHFKQLLDSYHGNVELSLAAYNAGSTAVQRSRGIPRYRETQNYVKRITQLYASNNTRQFTIGHPLEFKRDAEGHLSVSDIE